A single window of Leptolyngbya ohadii IS1 DNA harbors:
- a CDS encoding dynamin family protein, whose product MAYKAESFISDLDKVAKARQEFSGYLDTIATTLTEAEQIGETASGKLGLDSTIDDLNLVSRNLSEGVFRLLVLGDMKRGKSTFLNALIGESVLPTDVNPCTAVLTVLSYGEDKQVTVHFKDEREPEQLDFDTFKRRYTIPPEEAKKLQEEGIAAFPDVAYAEVQYPLTLLEKGVQIIDSPGLNDTEQRNQLTLGYINNCHAILFVLSATQPFTLGEQRYLENYIKDRGLSVFFLINHWDEIQNRLIDPEDTIALQEAEDRVRQVFRTNLTPYCEIEGEDRYDDRVFEISSLNALRQRLKNGSLDGTGFSEFIKALNHFLTKERAISELRQAKLIARQAYRTVHEACDRRIPLLGESIQELRQKIRSVQPEFDQLVEIREQFKDEIRIVGERQASASANSFRSYLTELSITFEADFARYQPELKFFDFLQKGKRQEFEAALRQAFEKYLIDKIAAWSLTAQKDMDAAFISLAKSATQYGESYLQVTDRMTEKLTGQKVVPNANLSAEDKSPRWAKWAVGLYALTTGDVGAIAMAGSGLFDWKQILLNFSGAVLVTTLMYALTGIFLGPLGMALAGLGLGSYSAEMARRKVVQTMREELMKLLPQIAQEQSFQVYQAVKECFDTYQQEVVKRMNEDIHSRKTELDELVRQKEDYEINQQAEERRLNLLDNEVLTQLHDVEDAYDQLIGQPAIVLTAA is encoded by the coding sequence ATGGCTTACAAAGCTGAGAGTTTTATTAGTGATTTAGACAAAGTTGCGAAAGCGCGTCAAGAATTTTCGGGCTATTTAGACACGATCGCTACTACCCTAACGGAGGCAGAGCAAATTGGCGAAACGGCTTCCGGGAAGCTAGGGCTAGACAGCACGATCGATGATCTGAATCTGGTGAGCCGTAACCTGAGCGAAGGCGTGTTTCGCTTGCTGGTGTTGGGCGACATGAAGCGGGGCAAAAGCACGTTTCTAAATGCGCTGATTGGTGAAAGCGTCTTACCTACAGATGTCAATCCCTGTACTGCCGTGCTGACGGTTTTGAGCTACGGCGAAGACAAGCAGGTGACGGTGCATTTCAAGGACGAACGCGAACCGGAACAGCTCGATTTCGACACCTTTAAGCGACGCTACACAATTCCCCCAGAGGAGGCGAAAAAGCTCCAGGAAGAGGGCATCGCTGCCTTTCCTGATGTGGCTTATGCCGAGGTGCAGTATCCGCTGACTCTGCTGGAAAAAGGCGTACAAATCATTGACAGTCCGGGACTGAACGACACCGAGCAGCGCAATCAGCTCACTCTGGGCTACATCAACAACTGCCACGCGATTCTGTTTGTCCTCAGCGCCACGCAGCCTTTCACGCTAGGCGAACAGCGTTATCTGGAAAATTACATCAAAGATCGCGGACTCTCCGTATTCTTTTTGATTAACCACTGGGATGAAATTCAGAATCGATTGATTGATCCGGAAGATACGATCGCGTTACAAGAAGCGGAAGATCGGGTGAGACAGGTGTTTAGAACCAATCTAACCCCCTACTGCGAAATCGAAGGGGAAGACCGCTACGACGATCGCGTGTTTGAAATCTCCTCCCTCAACGCCCTGCGGCAGCGACTCAAAAACGGATCGCTGGACGGAACCGGATTCTCAGAATTTATCAAGGCTCTGAACCACTTTTTGACGAAGGAGCGGGCAATTTCTGAACTGCGTCAGGCAAAGCTGATTGCTCGTCAGGCATACCGCACTGTCCATGAAGCCTGCGATCGCCGCATTCCCCTCCTGGGCGAATCGATTCAGGAACTCCGACAGAAAATTCGATCGGTGCAGCCAGAGTTCGATCAGCTGGTGGAAATTCGCGAACAGTTCAAAGACGAAATTCGGATTGTGGGTGAACGGCAAGCCAGCGCCAGCGCCAATTCGTTCCGCTCCTATCTCACCGAACTATCCATTACTTTTGAGGCGGATTTTGCCCGCTATCAGCCAGAGCTAAAATTCTTCGACTTTTTGCAGAAAGGCAAGCGTCAGGAATTTGAAGCCGCTCTGCGTCAGGCATTCGAGAAATATCTGATCGACAAAATTGCCGCCTGGAGTCTGACCGCCCAGAAAGATATGGATGCTGCCTTTATCAGTCTGGCAAAAAGCGCCACCCAGTACGGCGAATCCTACCTGCAAGTCACCGATCGCATGACGGAAAAGCTGACTGGACAGAAGGTAGTCCCCAACGCAAATCTGAGTGCGGAAGATAAGTCTCCCCGATGGGCAAAATGGGCAGTCGGTCTGTATGCGCTAACGACTGGGGATGTAGGGGCGATCGCGATGGCAGGGTCAGGCCTGTTTGACTGGAAGCAAATCCTGCTCAACTTCAGCGGTGCTGTCCTGGTAACGACCCTCATGTATGCCCTCACCGGAATCTTCCTGGGACCGTTAGGCATGGCACTCGCGGGTCTGGGGTTAGGCAGCTACTCGGCGGAGATGGCTCGCCGCAAAGTCGTCCAAACCATGCGCGAAGAACTGATGAAGCTCCTGCCGCAAATCGCCCAGGAACAGTCCTTCCAGGTCTACCAGGCAGTGAAGGAATGCTTTGACACCTACCAGCAGGAAGTCGTGAAGCGCATGAACGAGGACATCCACTCGCGCAAAACCGAACTGGACGAACTCGTGCGCCAGAAAGAAGACTACGAGATCAACCAGCAGGCAGAAGAACGCCGCCTGAATTTGCTCGACAACGAAGTGCTGACCCAACTACACGATGTCGAAGATGCCTACGATCAGCTCATCGGTCAACCCGCGATCGTCCTGACGGCGGCATAG